One Leptolyngbya iicbica LK genomic window carries:
- a CDS encoding alpha/beta hydrolase: MKQTLRRILHMGLSAIALLTTGVAVEALAPRPAESAEKIRILVDGPLLFDLSVESLETFAETGEIIGDLRLYARFLNEGTLQLLRQGLTRKIPLDVTTVDNLAYSPLGRDALLNVGKVLQVYRGVNGQRALRAAVIGAAANADAEGWTFIDVLKEFPTPAIEIELRDLLELRRQLAIYFSYNDAVVRTVRAEALAEAAAAPLVNLSELADLRQPGTFAFTKETVTVTNPALRQTAAGLSVNYDFDVDAYIPSGLTSPAPIVIISHGFGDVKESFAFIAEHLASYGFVVLLPDHVGSDLAYRQEFLQGRLNTLLSPMEFINRPQEISFLIDKLEELVAESPEWAAQLDLDRIGVTGDSLGSTNTLALAGAEMNYARLVEACDADNLILNFALYLQCRAQFLPPQNFNLRDPRVKAVVTGHPLGGFLYGPEGFSQIDVPLLMVGGSEDIVAPVVVEQFHPFIWLETEHKYFAMLDIGTHFSSKPGRDGAGGIFGLLAGANRDIGSGYYKALSVAFYNVYLREQAEFLPYLSASYGNQLSADQPMGLSIITELRPEQIEATYGRRSPVPIIPAPIAATPPPRAQSVLSEIAETGVLKVAFRKDAMPFGFINPQDAWDGYCGDMAIALSDYISDELNSDVDIRLVELTSTLDNRFDLVTSGAVHLECGPNTIRNDVEGITFSNPIFVTSTEFLVPAGQEDTIRPTTPLAGVRLGVLENTTTQRFVEENYPNADVRLFSGVEGRQNAIAATANGEIEAFVGDGILSYGQLQLEGRAVDDFALIPEVPLTCEYYGLALPNNDPEWRTLVNQFLLSDRENPISNLWFASIYPDELNKAEFCLNQ; the protein is encoded by the coding sequence ATGAAGCAAACGTTGCGTCGCATTCTGCACATGGGACTTTCCGCGATCGCCCTGCTCACAACAGGCGTCGCGGTGGAAGCGTTAGCCCCTCGCCCGGCCGAAAGTGCGGAAAAAATCCGCATCTTAGTCGATGGCCCCTTGTTGTTTGACCTCTCCGTCGAGTCCTTAGAGACCTTTGCGGAAACGGGAGAAATCATCGGGGATTTGCGACTGTATGCGCGATTTTTGAATGAAGGGACGCTGCAACTCTTGCGCCAGGGACTGACGCGCAAGATTCCCCTCGATGTGACCACGGTGGATAACCTCGCATATTCTCCCCTGGGGCGCGACGCCTTATTAAACGTCGGTAAAGTGCTGCAAGTCTATCGCGGGGTAAATGGTCAGCGAGCGTTGCGGGCTGCCGTGATTGGGGCCGCCGCCAACGCCGATGCAGAGGGGTGGACTTTTATCGATGTCCTCAAAGAATTTCCGACTCCAGCGATCGAGATTGAACTGCGAGATCTCCTAGAACTCCGGCGACAACTGGCGATTTATTTCAGCTACAACGATGCGGTCGTCCGCACCGTTCGGGCTGAGGCACTGGCCGAAGCCGCTGCCGCCCCCCTAGTCAACTTGAGCGAATTAGCCGACCTCAGGCAGCCTGGAACCTTCGCATTCACCAAAGAAACGGTGACAGTCACCAACCCCGCGCTACGTCAAACGGCGGCTGGTCTGTCCGTCAACTATGACTTTGATGTCGATGCTTACATTCCCAGTGGCTTAACCAGTCCTGCCCCAATCGTCATCATTTCCCACGGATTTGGCGACGTTAAAGAGAGTTTTGCGTTTATTGCCGAGCATCTGGCTTCTTATGGTTTTGTCGTGCTGCTACCGGACCATGTGGGCAGTGATTTGGCCTATCGCCAGGAATTTCTTCAAGGACGACTCAATACCTTGTTGAGCCCGATGGAGTTTATTAACCGTCCCCAAGAAATTTCCTTCCTCATTGACAAGTTGGAAGAACTGGTTGCGGAGTCTCCTGAGTGGGCAGCTCAGTTAGATCTCGATCGCATTGGCGTCACGGGAGATTCCCTGGGCAGCACCAATACCCTCGCCCTCGCCGGAGCCGAGATGAATTATGCGCGATTGGTCGAGGCGTGTGATGCCGACAACTTGATCTTAAATTTTGCCTTGTATCTACAGTGTCGGGCGCAATTTTTGCCGCCGCAAAATTTCAACCTCCGCGATCCTCGGGTCAAGGCGGTGGTCACGGGGCATCCTTTGGGCGGCTTTCTGTATGGCCCAGAGGGATTCAGTCAGATTGACGTGCCGTTGCTCATGGTCGGGGGCTCGGAAGATATTGTGGCCCCCGTCGTGGTTGAACAGTTTCATCCCTTTATTTGGCTAGAGACGGAGCATAAGTACTTCGCCATGCTCGATATTGGTACGCATTTTTCTTCGAAACCGGGGCGCGATGGGGCCGGGGGCATTTTTGGGTTACTGGCGGGGGCTAATCGCGATATCGGCAGTGGCTACTACAAAGCTTTGAGCGTGGCTTTCTACAACGTCTACTTACGGGAGCAAGCGGAGTTTTTACCCTATTTAAGTGCGAGCTATGGCAACCAGCTGAGTGCTGATCAGCCGATGGGCTTGAGCATCATCACCGAGTTGCGACCCGAACAGATTGAAGCGACCTACGGACGGCGATCGCCGGTGCCCATTATTCCGGCCCCGATCGCCGCTACGCCGCCCCCTAGAGCCCAAAGCGTGTTGTCCGAGATTGCCGAGACTGGGGTGCTCAAGGTCGCGTTTCGCAAAGACGCTATGCCTTTTGGCTTTATCAATCCGCAAGACGCTTGGGATGGGTACTGCGGGGATATGGCGATCGCCCTCAGCGACTATATTTCAGATGAACTCAACAGCGATGTTGATATTCGGCTAGTAGAACTGACTTCCACCCTAGACAACCGCTTTGATTTGGTCACGTCAGGAGCCGTGCATTTGGAATGTGGGCCAAATACCATTCGCAATGATGTGGAAGGGATTACTTTTTCAAATCCCATTTTTGTCACGAGTACCGAATTTTTGGTTCCCGCCGGACAGGAAGATACCATCCGACCGACAACGCCCTTGGCCGGAGTCCGCTTGGGCGTGTTGGAAAATACGACCACTCAGCGGTTTGTGGAAGAAAACTATCCGAATGCTGATGTTCGGCTGTTCTCCGGAGTGGAAGGTCGGCAAAATGCGATCGCTGCCACCGCCAACGGCGAGATTGAGGCCTTTGTCGGAGACGGCATTTTGTCCTACGGTCAATTGCAGCTAGAGGGGCGGGCAGTGGATGACTTTGCCTTGATTCCGGAAGTGCCGCTCACCTGCGAATATTACGGTCTGGCTCTGCCCAACAACGACCCCGAATGGCGGACGCTAGTCAATCAATTCTTGCTCAGCGATAGAGAAAATCCCATTTCCAACCTCTGGTTTGCCTCGATTTATCCAGATGAATTGAATAAGGCTGAGTTTTGTCTTAATCAGTAA
- a CDS encoding UPF0175 family protein translates to MQIMLDLPDELMQHFNSNRLPQEILEALAMQAYQTEKITHAEVGRILGLSSRWAVDEFLKAHRADLHYDETDLERDRATLHQLCQSS, encoded by the coding sequence ATGCAAATTATGCTTGACCTGCCAGATGAGCTGATGCAGCACTTCAACTCAAATCGCCTGCCCCAGGAGATCTTGGAAGCGCTTGCCATGCAAGCATACCAGACCGAAAAAATTACTCACGCAGAGGTCGGGCGCATTCTCGGGCTCTCGTCCCGCTGGGCCGTTGATGAGTTTTTGAAAGCTCACAGAGCCGATTTACACTACGACGAAACTGATTTGGAGCGCGATCGCGCAACTCTCCATCAACTCTGCCAAAGTAGTTGA
- a CDS encoding type II toxin-antitoxin system HipA family toxin, with product MSKVKKIYGIWLYQRRIGSITLNGGIIRFQLDNDYVHDPTHAVLGLVFEDDLEAIHRSKNRLPPWFSNLLPEGRLRHWIAEDASVDENKEIELLLKVGHDLPGAIRVAEAEIGQTEFDSTRREIVSDADAGNLQRDIWRFSLAGVALKFSMLNVGERFTSPGVGEGGDWIIKLPDRSYRHVPINEFSMMELARRVGIDVPEVRLVHREQLADVPDDLWPEFENMAYAIQRFDRTPSRELIHIEDFAQVRNLYPHKKYTGTFETLANLIYRQYDTNSLIEFTRRLAFNYVIGNGDAHLKNWSLIYTDPRRPVLSPAYDLVSTAVYRPSGNPEDLGLKFAKSRSFDSVTLENFERLERKVNASGIGLRDVAHEVIQKTMSSWPEIEEILKDYPWLQKKIGEGISARTSAVLVKQ from the coding sequence ATGAGTAAAGTCAAAAAAATCTATGGGATTTGGCTTTATCAAAGACGTATTGGCAGCATCACACTGAACGGTGGCATTATCCGTTTTCAATTGGATAATGATTACGTCCATGATCCAACTCATGCTGTTTTAGGTCTCGTATTTGAAGATGATCTTGAAGCCATCCACCGCTCCAAAAACCGATTGCCTCCGTGGTTTTCAAACCTACTTCCAGAAGGGCGATTGCGTCACTGGATTGCTGAAGATGCAAGCGTAGATGAAAATAAGGAAATAGAGCTACTACTCAAGGTTGGCCATGATTTGCCTGGGGCAATTCGAGTCGCCGAAGCAGAAATTGGTCAGACAGAATTTGATAGTACTAGACGCGAGATAGTTTCAGATGCAGATGCCGGGAATCTCCAGAGAGACATTTGGCGGTTTTCGCTGGCTGGAGTTGCCCTCAAATTCTCGATGTTGAATGTTGGTGAAAGATTTACCTCGCCAGGTGTTGGCGAGGGTGGTGACTGGATTATTAAGCTTCCAGACCGTAGCTACCGCCATGTACCAATTAACGAATTTTCAATGATGGAACTTGCGCGTCGGGTCGGCATTGACGTACCTGAAGTGCGTCTTGTTCATCGAGAACAGTTAGCTGATGTACCTGATGACCTATGGCCTGAATTTGAAAATATGGCCTACGCAATTCAGCGCTTTGATCGCACCCCTTCAAGAGAGTTGATTCATATTGAGGATTTTGCACAGGTCAGAAACCTTTATCCTCATAAGAAGTATACGGGCACGTTTGAGACACTCGCAAATTTGATTTATCGTCAGTATGATACAAATTCATTGATTGAATTTACACGAAGACTAGCGTTCAACTATGTCATAGGCAATGGTGATGCACACTTGAAAAACTGGTCGTTGATATACACCGATCCTCGCCGACCAGTTCTTTCTCCCGCCTATGATTTAGTTTCAACAGCCGTATATCGTCCATCAGGAAACCCTGAAGACCTTGGTCTGAAATTTGCAAAGTCTAGGAGCTTCGACTCAGTTACACTCGAAAATTTCGAAAGATTAGAAAGAAAAGTCAATGCTTCTGGAATTGGCTTACGCGATGTAGCGCATGAAGTTATTCAAAAAACAATGTCATCCTGGCCAGAAATTGAGGAAATACTGAAAGATTATCCTTGGCTTCAAAAAAAAATTGGTGAAGGAATTTCGGCGCGTACCTCAGCAGTATTAGTCAAACAATGA
- a CDS encoding GIY-YIG nuclease family protein translates to MSTSDSELKAQARSILDAIAFTPFEQCQPLTRDFNLIPSRPGIYAIRHRIHGLLYIGKTKSLRGRFTGGHKAFLWAWLDRYRDEDVRIAIQVIPYWKNPTLLLELEAIILRATEPPYNAQIPTER, encoded by the coding sequence ATGTCAACGAGCGATTCTGAATTAAAGGCCCAAGCTCGAAGCATTCTAGACGCGATCGCCTTCACACCGTTCGAGCAATGCCAACCACTAACCCGCGATTTTAATTTGATTCCCTCACGTCCTGGTATTTATGCAATTCGCCATAGAATTCATGGGTTGCTTTACATCGGTAAAACCAAAAGTTTGCGAGGTCGTTTTACAGGTGGTCACAAAGCATTTTTGTGGGCATGGCTTGATAGGTATCGCGATGAAGATGTTCGCATAGCGATCCAGGTAATTCCTTACTGGAAAAACCCCACGTTACTATTGGAGTTAGAGGCCATCATTCTCAGAGCGACTGAACCTCCATATAACGCTCAGATTCCAACAGAAAGGTGA
- a CDS encoding DUF262 domain-containing protein: MVGSKITNAKTFPLEDLVGEVLSGYIRIPDFQRIFRWQWEDVKRLMDSIVRGYPIGSLLLWARPALEDTLKIGALEIKAPSLDEARWVVDGQQRLTSLANALNDDGSKDPRFAIAYDLARKEFVKPIDEEIHVIGLPIIFDLQRLLKWFSEHPESAIYFEEATRVAKAIREYSIPAYIVKQEDEEVLRDIFDRMNNYGKRLTRAEVFSALHGGPKYDVKNIIEKISATFPFGEIDDNTVLSAILARRGSDVTRDIRAEFSQKKKSSEFPGETREEAYIAGERALSKAVNFLQSEAGVPHFSFLPYRYLLVVLARFFAHYPEPKPRSIELLRRWFWRAAVIGPEAFSTWTKASRTLCSKIIPNDEAKSVTDLVKAVSSDRKDLNLSDFNSTSASTRILLCAMWAHRPRSFLTAEHYLQEDLGRALKEEQTARDIVEIIEPLGKKTPTANRFIFLGEDSVEHVRDIFLNQPITMSSSSWTKLLNSHIFDDDMRSYLLEGNVTQFLELRENRLKKITGNFLKSMMKASFEDTPPLSSLIIDEDDDEALVDE; encoded by the coding sequence ATGGTAGGTTCAAAAATTACCAACGCTAAGACCTTTCCACTTGAAGACCTCGTAGGTGAAGTGTTATCTGGCTACATACGCATTCCTGACTTTCAACGGATATTTCGCTGGCAATGGGAAGATGTAAAAAGACTCATGGATAGTATTGTTCGTGGCTATCCAATTGGAAGCTTGCTTCTTTGGGCACGTCCTGCTCTAGAGGACACGCTGAAAATCGGAGCGCTAGAGATTAAGGCTCCTAGTCTAGATGAAGCAAGATGGGTTGTTGATGGTCAACAAAGGCTTACTAGTCTTGCGAATGCATTGAATGATGATGGCTCTAAGGATCCACGCTTTGCGATCGCTTATGATCTAGCACGCAAAGAATTTGTCAAGCCCATTGATGAAGAAATTCACGTCATCGGCCTACCGATAATTTTTGACTTACAGAGATTGTTGAAATGGTTTAGTGAGCATCCAGAATCCGCAATTTATTTTGAAGAGGCCACAAGAGTCGCTAAAGCAATTCGTGAATATTCAATACCGGCTTATATCGTGAAGCAAGAAGATGAAGAGGTTCTTAGAGATATCTTCGACCGCATGAATAATTACGGCAAAAGGTTGACGCGTGCAGAAGTTTTCTCGGCCCTACATGGCGGACCAAAGTATGATGTAAAAAATATCATCGAAAAAATCAGTGCGACTTTTCCCTTTGGTGAAATTGATGATAATACTGTCTTAAGTGCCATTCTAGCTCGCAGAGGCTCCGATGTAACACGTGATATTCGTGCGGAATTCAGTCAGAAGAAAAAATCATCAGAGTTTCCAGGTGAGACTCGTGAAGAAGCATACATTGCTGGGGAAAGAGCTTTATCAAAAGCCGTCAACTTCTTGCAGAGTGAAGCTGGAGTTCCACACTTTAGTTTTTTGCCCTATCGATACCTCCTTGTTGTTCTTGCGCGCTTCTTTGCGCATTATCCCGAACCTAAGCCCCGCAGCATTGAACTGCTCAGACGATGGTTTTGGCGTGCTGCTGTGATTGGCCCAGAGGCATTCAGTACTTGGACTAAAGCCAGCCGAACATTATGCTCGAAAATCATTCCTAATGATGAGGCAAAGTCTGTCACAGATTTAGTGAAGGCTGTTTCAAGTGACCGAAAGGATTTGAATCTGAGTGATTTCAATAGCACCTCGGCTAGTACTCGTATTCTTCTCTGCGCAATGTGGGCGCATCGGCCTCGGTCTTTCCTTACAGCGGAACATTATCTTCAAGAAGATCTAGGAAGAGCTCTTAAAGAAGAACAGACAGCAAGAGATATTGTTGAAATCATTGAACCATTAGGCAAAAAAACACCTACCGCAAATCGATTCATCTTTCTTGGAGAAGATTCTGTTGAGCACGTGAGAGATATTTTTCTAAATCAACCTATTACGATGTCTAGTTCATCTTGGACTAAATTGTTAAACTCTCACATTTTTGATGATGACATGAGATCGTATTTGCTCGAAGGAAACGTCACTCAGTTTTTGGAACTTCGAGAGAACCGATTAAAAAAAATAACTGGGAATTTCCTTAAATCTATGATGAAGGCTTCGTTTGAGGATACACCCCCACTTTCCTCTTTAATTATTGATGAAGATGATGATGAGGCTCTAGTTGATGAGTAA